A stretch of Prunus dulcis chromosome 6, ALMONDv2, whole genome shotgun sequence DNA encodes these proteins:
- the LOC117632382 gene encoding proliferating cell nuclear antigen, translating to MLELRLVQGSLLKKVLESIKDLVNDANFDCSATGFSLQAMDSSHVALVALLLRSEGFEHYRCDRNISMGMNLTNMSKMLKCAGNDDIITIKADDGSDTVTFMFESPTQDKISDFEMKLMDIDSEHLGIPEAEYHAIVKMPSAEFARICKDLSGIGDTVVISVTKEGVKFSTRGDIGTANIVCRQNTTVDKPEEATVIDMNEPVSLTFALRYMNSFTKATTLSNTVTISLSSELPVVVEYKIAEMGYIRFYLAPKIEEDEDETKPEV from the exons ATGTTGGAGCTCCGACTGGTTCAGGGGTCGCTGCTGAAGAAGGTTCTTGAGTCCATCAAGGACCTCGTCAACGACGCCAACTTCGATTGCTCCGCCACTGGCTTCTCCCTCCAGGCCATGGATTCCAGCCACGTGGCGCTGGTGGCGCTGCTGCTCAGATCCGAGGGCTTCGAGCACTACCGCTGCGACCGCAATATCTCCATGGGCATGAACCTCACCAACATGTCCAAGATGCTGAAATGCGCCGGAAATGATGACATCATCACTATCAAGGCTGACGATGGCAGCGATACTGTCACCTTCATGTTCGAAAGCCCCA CACAAgataaaatttctgattttgagATGAAGCTGATGGACATTGATAGTGAGCACCTTGGAATTCCGGAGGCAGAATACCATGCTATTGTTAAGATGCCTTCAGCTGAGTTTGCTAGGATATGTAAAGACCTCAGTGGCATTGGTGATACAG TTGTGATATCTGTGACCAAGGAGGGTGTGAAGTTCTCTACAAGAGGGGATATTGGCACTGCTAACATCGTCTGTAGGCAGAACACTACAGTTGACAAG CCTGAAGAAGCAACAGTTATTGATATGAATGAGCCAGTTTCATTGACATTTGCTCTGAGGTACATGAATTCCTTCACAAAAGCGACCACATTGTCGAACACAGTTACAATCAGCCTGTCTTCTGAACTTCCGGTTGTGGTTGAGTACAAGATTGCAGAGATGGGCTACATCAGGTTCTACTTGGCTCCTAAGatagaagaagatgaagatgagacGAAGCCTGAAGTTTGA